The Mycobacteriales bacterium nucleotide sequence CCACACCGCGATCCTGGCCCGGTCGCTCGGCCTGCCGGCCGTGGTCGGGCTGCCGGCCGCGGCGTCCCTGGTGGACGGTGCGGTGGTCCGGGTGGACGGCTCGGCCGGGACCGTGGAGGTCGGCGTCGACCCGGCCCAGGCGGGGACGACGGCCGCCGCGCTGCCGGACTACGCCGGGCCCGGGCGGACCGCGGACGGGCACCCGGTGCAGCTGCTGCTCAACGTCGGCTCGGCCGCCGACCTGGCCACCGGCGGCACCAGCAGCACGGCCGCGCTGCGGGACCTCGGGCTCGGCACCGCCGAGGGCGTCGGGCTGTTCCGGACCGAGCTGCTGTTCCTGGACCGCCGCGACATGCCGTCCGCGGCCGAGCAGCAGCGCGAGTACGAGGCGCTGCTGACCGCCGTGGGCGGCCGCAAGGTCGTGCTGCGGACGCTGGACGCGGGGGCGGACAAACCGCTGCCGTTCCTGGGGCTGCGGCCCGAGCCCAACCCGGCCCTGGGCGTACGGGGGCTGCGGGTGGCGCGGGTGCAGCCGGAGGTGCTCACCACCCAGCTGGGCGCGGTCGCGGCGGCCGCGGCAGCGACCGGGGCCGAGGTCTGGGTGATGGCGCCGATGGTGTCCACCGCGGCCGAGGCGGCGTCCTTCGCCGACGCGGCCCGGGCGGCCGGGTTGCCCACGGCCGGGGTGATGATCGAGGTGCCGGCCGCGGCGCTGCGCGCCGACCGGGTGCTCGCCGCCGTCGACTTCCTCTCCATCGGCACGAACGACCTGGGCCAGTACACGATGGCGGCCGACCGGCAGTCCGGCGACCTGGCCGAGCTGCTGGACCCCTGGCAGCCGGCCGTGCTGGCGCTGGTGGCCGCCTGCGGGGCGGCCGGGGGGCGGGCCGGCAAGCCGGTCGGGGTCTGCGGTGAGGCCGCCGCCGACCCGCTGCTGGCGCTCGTGCTGACCGGGCTGGGGATGACCAGCCTGTCGATGTCGGCGCGCGCCGTTCCGCTGGTCGGGGCGGCGCTGGCCGCGCACACGCTGGCCGAGTGCGAGGCGCTGGCCCGCCTCGCGCTGGACGCGGACGGCGCCGCCGCCGCGCGCGAGGCGGTCCGCACCGCCGCC carries:
- a CDS encoding putative PEP-binding protein, producing the protein MAEPLTGLGVSPGVAVGPVARMGGRPALPAPAPVSDVDAEISRAADALDAVAKDLAERAAGAPADAAAILEAQSLMAGDPTLVDAIGEHVRAGQDAAHAVHAAFGAYRELLAGAGGYLAERVADLDDVRDRAVATVLGEPMPGVPAPGHPYVLVADDLAPADTVGLDPATVLALVTERGSPTSHTAILARSLGLPAVVGLPAAASLVDGAVVRVDGSAGTVEVGVDPAQAGTTAAALPDYAGPGRTADGHPVQLLLNVGSAADLATGGTSSTAALRDLGLGTAEGVGLFRTELLFLDRRDMPSAAEQQREYEALLTAVGGRKVVLRTLDAGADKPLPFLGLRPEPNPALGVRGLRVARVQPEVLTTQLGAVAAAAAATGAEVWVMAPMVSTAAEAASFADAARAAGLPTAGVMIEVPAAALRADRVLAAVDFLSIGTNDLGQYTMAADRQSGDLAELLDPWQPAVLALVAACGAAGGRAGKPVGVCGEAAADPLLALVLTGLGMTSLSMSARAVPLVGAALAAHTLAECEALARLALDADGAAAAREAVRTAA